AGGCGCTGGACCACTTCGTCGAtgtgcaccgccgccgcggtgggcgCGTCGGAGCCGCCGCGCTGTCGTGCGTCCTCAAGGCCTGCGGTTCGGTGCCAGATAGAGCTCTCGGGGAACAGCTGCACGGCCTGTGCGTCAGGTGCGGGCATGATCGGGGCGACGTCAGCGTAGGCACGTCGCTCGTCGACATGTACATGAAGTGCCGCGGCGTCAAGGACGGGAGGAAGGCGTTCGAGGGGATGCCTGAGAGGAACGTCGTCACGTGGACGTCGTTGCTCACTGGGTACATCCAAGCCGGAGCGCATTCGGATGTCATGGCGCTCTTCTTCAAGATGCGCGCCGAGGGGGTCTGGCCCAACCCGTTCACATTCGCGGGCGTTCTCTCTGCGGTGGCCAGCCAGGGAACAGTTGATCTTGGGCGGCGTGTGCATGCTCAATCAGTGAAGTTTGGATGCCGCTCGACTGTGTTTGTCTGCAATTCTCTGATGAACATGTATGCAAAGTGTGGACTGGTTGAAGAAGCCAAGGCTGTGTTTTGTGGGATGGAGACCAGGGACGTGGTGTCGTGGAACACATTGATGGCGGGCCTTTTGTTGAACAGACGCGAACTGGAAGCCCTCCAGCTGTTCCTTGATTCACGACCCAGTATCGCCAAGCTTAGACAGTCGACGTACTCAACATTGATGAAATTATGTGCACATCTCAAACAGCTTGGCTTGGCACGGCAACTCCACGGCAGTATTCTGAAACGTGGATTTCATTCAGATGGCAATGTAATGACAGCCCTCATGGATGTCTACAGCAAATGCGGTGAATTGGATAATTCTTTAAACATATTCTTGTTGATGCCAGGATCTCAGAATGTTGTGTCATGGACTGCTATGATTAATGGTTGCATTAAGAACGATGATATACCTCTTGCAGCTGCTCTTTTTAGCAAAATGAGAGAAGATGGCGTTGCTCCAAATGAGTTCACCTACTCGACAATGCTGATAGCATCAGTGGCCAGCTTGCCTCCCCAAATCCATGCCCAGGTGATCAAGACAAATTATCAGTGTTTGCCAACTGTTGGAACTGCACTTCTGCACTCTTACTCGAAGCTTTGCAGCACTCAAGAAGCCCTTTCTATATTCGAAATGATCGACCAGAAGGATGTTGTTGCGTGGTCTGCAATGTTGACTTGCTATGCCCAAGCTGGTGATTGCGATGGTGCCACAAATGTATTCATCAAGATGTCCATGCATGGCGTGAAGCCAAATGAGTTCACAATCTCTAGCGTCATTGACGCTTGTGCTAGTCCTACAGCTGGTGTTGACCTGGGTAGGCAGTTCCATGCTATTTCAATCAAACACAGATGCCAGGATGCAATCTGTGTCAGCAGTGCACTTATCAGCATGTATGCGAGGAAAGGGAGCATTGAGAGTGCTCAGAGTGTCTTTGAGAGGCAAACGAATAGAGATTTGGTGTCATGGAACTCAATGATGTCAGGGTATGCACAGCATGGTTATAGCCAAAAGGCCCTTGATATATTTCGGCAGATGGAAGCTGAGGGCATTGAGATGGATGGTGTCACATTCCTTGCAGTGATCATTGGATGCACTCATGCTGGTCTTGTTGAAGAAGGCTGGCAATACTTTAATTCGATGGTCAGAGACTATGGGATTACTCCAACCATGGAGCATTATGCATGCATGGTGGATCTCTATAGCCGTGCAGGCAAGCTGGATGAAACAATGAGCCTTATAAGAGACATGCCATTCCCAGCAGGTCCAATGGTATGGCGGACATTGCTAGGTGCTTGTAGAGTTCACAAGAATGTTGAGCTTGGAAAGTTGGCTGCAGAGAAGCTGCTATCACTCGAGCCTCTTGACTCAGCTACATACGTACTTCTCTCCAACATTTATTCGGCTGCCGGGAAGTGGAAAGAGAAGGATGAAGTGAGGAAGCTCATGGACACTAGAAAAGTGAAGAAAGAAGCTGGATGCAGCTGGATTCAGATCAAGAACAAAGTTCATTCCTTTATAGCTTCAGACAAGTCACATCCTTTATCAGAACAGATATATGCAAAGCTCAAGGCAATGACAGCTAGGTTGAAGAAGGAAGGTTATTGTCCTGACACAAGTTTTGTGCTTCATGAAACGGCAGAAGAGCAGAAAGAAGCCATGCTGGCTATGCACAGTGAGCGGCTAGCCCTCGCCTTTGGCTTGATTGCTACCCCACCAGGGACACCCCTTCAAATTGTCAAAAACCTGCGGGTGTGTGGGGACTGCCACACAGTAATGAAAATGGTCTCTGCAATTGAGGATAGGAAGATTATAATGCGAGATTGCAGCAGATTCCACCACTTCAGTTCAGGGATCTGCTCCTGTGGTGATTTCTGGTGAACAGAGTCAGAACAAAATGGCTGTGGATGCAATACTCCAGCGAATTGCCCTTTTGGACATCACTGGTAAGTTGACTCTTGAGAAATGGGTTGTCAGATTGCTACAAGCCTAGAAATGACATCTTGAGGCTTGTAGAGGCACAGGGCAAGAATACGGGTTTGTTGGAATTGCTACTGCATGTAGACATGGTTCAACAGGTGATTAGAGTTGCAATCTCGTTCCTCAGGGACTGCAAGTTGCAACAAGCATTCTACTTGATCTCACTGAAACACCACCAGAGATGGAGATATAAGCtttcttgcaactttttttGTTGTTAGATCTGAATGGGTACTCGAGTGACTCTGCAATCTGCTGTACTTGAACAGGGAACAACAATATTTTGAGACTTGAATTTGGAGCCACTTGAGTGGTGCCTTGATGGCAATATAGCAGAGACTGATGGAGCCTACTCAATAGGGACAGTGCTTTTCCATGAAAATTGCTGCACGGTCTCAGGAAACATGTTTGGCAAACAAGAGATTGGTAATCTCTTGAAAAAACACCTGTTCATTTGCAAGCATTTTGTAGAGAGATAGAATTgggggaaacaccacacacccaatgggggggggggtgacctcttatatatatagccaatgtggcttggagtacaagaaaCATCCTATACAAGGAATACTATAATTAGCCTAGCTATATACGGCTGTACTAGACATATATGTCTAACACCCGCCCGCAGTCGCAGTGGGAGAGTCTCGGACGCAAAGACTGGACTTAAACTCGTTGAAGAGCTGTACAGGCAAGCCTTTGGTCATGATATCCGCGAATTGGTGGGAAGACGGGACATGAAGCACGCGCACTTGTCCCAAGGCAACCTTCTCGCGGACGAAGTGAATGTCGATCTCGATATGCTTGGTGCGGCGATGATGAACGGGATTGGCGGCCATGTAGACAGCACTGACGTTGTCACAGTAGACGACCGTCGCAGAAGAAATCGAGACATGAAGTTCCTCAAGGAGCTGCCGCAACCAGCAACATTCAGCAACGGCGTGGGCCACGGCCCGGTATTCAGCCTCCGCGCTGGACCGAGAGACCGTGGTCTgtcgcttggaggaccaagagaTGAGATTGTCACCGAGGTAGACGCAGTAGCCCGAAGTGGAGCGCCGAGAGTCAGGGCAGCCCGCCCAATCCGCATCCGAGTATGCGGTGAGAGACTGAACAGGGCCGACGCCCAGGTGAAGACCGGAGGAAAGGGTGCCCTTCAAATAGCGCAAGATCCGCTTGAGCAAGGCCAGATGGGGCTCGcgcgggtcatgcatgaagaggcacacctgctgaacCGCGTATGCCAGATCAGGGCGGGTCAGCGTGATGTACTGGAGAGCACCAGCGATGCTCCTGTACATGGAGGGGTCGGCGACCGGAGCACCATCGGTTTCGGAGATTTTGGCGTGAATGTCAACAGGAGTCGACGTggagtgacactcagccatgcctGCACGCTGAAGGAGCTCGATGGCGTACTGACGCTGGGATAAGAAGATCCCAGCGGAGGAGCGCTCAACGGAGATGTTGAGGAAGTGATGGAGATCCCCAAGATCCGTCATAGCGAACTCGGAGTGGAGCCGGTCGATGATGCGCTGAAGAAGAACTGGCGACGAGGCGGTGAGgatgatgtcgtcgacgtatAGGAGCAAATAGGCCAGGTCCCCACAGGGAGACATCTGAGACGGACGCAGTGAAACCGAGGCGGCGAATATACGTGGCGAACTGCTGGTACCAAGCACGCGGTGCCTGCTTCAGGCCGTAGAGAGAGCGCTGAAGGAGGCAAACATGGTCAGGAGCCGCTGGATCAACGAAGCCAGGCGGCTGCTGGCAGTAGACTGTCTCCTCAAGATGACCGTGAAGAAAAGCGTTCTTCACGTCCAGCTGTCGAATCGGCCAGGAGCGGGAAGCGGCGATGCTCAGAACAGCCCGAATAGTCGGTGGTTTGACCACCGGGCtgaaagtctcgtcgtagtcgatgCCGTACTGCTGAGAGAAGCCGC
This sequence is a window from Setaria italica strain Yugu1 chromosome III, Setaria_italica_v2.0, whole genome shotgun sequence. Protein-coding genes within it:
- the LOC101780503 gene encoding pentatricopeptide repeat-containing protein At2g27610 gives rise to the protein MKPRAPLPFLRRTNAATFAPTQSTKSLSTFACSAPPDDGVNLRDAPGARKAFDEISSRDAAAGSDLALFDYARRGLVHQALDHFVDVHRRRGGRVGAAALSCVLKACGSVPDRALGEQLHGLCVRCGHDRGDVSVGTSLVDMYMKCRGVKDGRKAFEGMPERNVVTWTSLLTGYIQAGAHSDVMALFFKMRAEGVWPNPFTFAGVLSAVASQGTVDLGRRVHAQSVKFGCRSTVFVCNSLMNMYAKCGLVEEAKAVFCGMETRDVVSWNTLMAGLLLNRRELEALQLFLDSRPSIAKLRQSTYSTLMKLCAHLKQLGLARQLHGSILKRGFHSDGNVMTALMDVYSKCGELDNSLNIFLLMPGSQNVVSWTAMINGCIKNDDIPLAAALFSKMREDGVAPNEFTYSTMLIASVASLPPQIHAQVIKTNYQCLPTVGTALLHSYSKLCSTQEALSIFEMIDQKDVVAWSAMLTCYAQAGDCDGATNVFIKMSMHGVKPNEFTISSVIDACASPTAGVDLGRQFHAISIKHRCQDAICVSSALISMYARKGSIESAQSVFERQTNRDLVSWNSMMSGYAQHGYSQKALDIFRQMEAEGIEMDGVTFLAVIIGCTHAGLVEEGWQYFNSMVRDYGITPTMEHYACMVDLYSRAGKLDETMSLIRDMPFPAGPMVWRTLLGACRVHKNVELGKLAAEKLLSLEPLDSATYVLLSNIYSAAGKWKEKDEVRKLMDTRKVKKEAGCSWIQIKNKVHSFIASDKSHPLSEQIYAKLKAMTARLKKEGYCPDTSFVLHETAEEQKEAMLAMHSERLALAFGLIATPPGTPLQIVKNLRVCGDCHTVMKMVSAIEDRKIIMRDCSRFHHFSSGICSCGDFW
- the LOC111256744 gene encoding uncharacterized protein LOC111256744 — its product is MAECHSTSTPVDIHAKISETDGAPVADPSMYRSIAGALQYITLTRPDLAYAVQQVCLFMHDPREPHLALLKRILRYLKGTLSSGLHLGVGPVQSLTAYSDADWAGCPDSRRSTSGYCVYLGDNLISWSSKRQTTVSRSSAEAEYRAVAHAVAECCWLRQLLEELHVSISSATVVYCDNVSAVYMAANPVHHRRTKHIEIDIHFVREKVALGQVRVLHVPSSHQFADIMTKGLPVQLFNEFKSSLCVRDSPTATAGGC